The Thermodesulfovibrionales bacterium genome contains the following window.
CCTCGCCTCAGGGACTATGTTCGGGTCTGTGGTGTAGACGCCGTCCACGTCGGTATAGATTTCGCAGAGGTCCGCATTCAGCGCAGAAGCGATAGCAACCGCAGAAAGGTCGGAACCGCCCCTGCCGAGGGTCGTTACATCCTCTTGCTCGGTGACTCCCTGGAAACCGGCCACGACAATGATGTAGCCTTCCATGAGGGCCTTCTTCACCCGTTCTCCGGTAATCTTTTCTATCTTTGCCCTGGTATGAATCGTATCGGTGATTATCCCGACCTGGCGTCCGGTAAAGGCCATCGCCTTCTGGCCGAGTTCTTCAATCGCCATTGCCGTAAGTGCGCTCGTGACCCGCTCACCTGAGGAAAGGAGCAGGTCCATCTCTCTCTCGCGCGGATTCGTCGAGACCTGCTGGGCAAGGGTTATTAATTTGTCTGTCTCTCCGGCCATCGCAGAGACGACGACCACCACCCGATGCCCTTCCCCCGCGGTTCTCACCACGCGCGCGGCAACAGCCTTTATTCGCTCCGGATTAGCAACCGACGTGCCCCCGTATTTCTGAACGACGAGCATTAGCGCAAAACCTCCTCACGACCCGAATGTGCTCATGTTACGGCGTGTAGGCTAAATTATCATTCATGTACTATACCATGGAAAAGCCTGTAATCTCAAATAGTTCTGTGACTCGACTCATCCTTCAAACTTCCTTTACCTCTTGTCAAAGAGGGAAGGACATGAGATGATTATACTGTCGGGAGCGAGAGGCTCCGGAGAAACAAGGCGAGCAACCGCACGGGCGGAGGGAGAATGGTTACTATTGCTTTACTGCTCATCATCGTCGCATTCGTCGCGATATTTTCTGTCCAGAACGCCACCCCCGTCGCCATTACATTCCTCTTTTGGAGGTTCGAGGCGTCGCTGGCGATAGTCATATTTCTCTCGGTGCTCTGCGGTGTCCTCATAACGGTGATTGTCCTATCTTCACGCTCGATACGCCGCTCCCTGAAGAAGGAGACCAAAAGCTCCGTCGGCGCCGGAGACGTCGAAAGACGCTGAAGGGAAATGACGGTGCGTGCCTTTCCTGATTCACGGAAGAACTGATGGACATTACGATTAAGCGAATTATCGCACCCCTTATCGCTGTCCTCATCTCAGCGTCGATACTCATGGTCGTTCGGGGAGTGGCCTTCACCTTCCTCCATCGCTGGGCGGAAAGAAAAGGGCAGAAGAAGATCGAAGATATCGTCAGAACGGCCCTGAGAACCCCTTCCGTTTACTGGTGCATCGCCATCGCAATTCACAGCGGGATCGGGTTCTCTGACCTTCCGGAAAGGTATGTCTTTTATCTGAGTAAGGCTATTCATGTCCTCGTGGTCTTCTCGGTCACCGTTGCTGCCGCTAACCTCGCGGGAAAGATCTTCAGGGACTATATTCAGCAGTCGCGCCTGTCCATCCCGTCAACGGGTCTTGCCCACGGGATGGTGAAGGGCACCATACTCATTATAGGCCTCCTCATCTCCCTTTCCGTTCTCGGAATCTCGGTAACCCCCCTGATTACGGCTCTCGGCATCGGAGGGCTCGCCGTCGCTCTTGCGCTTAAGGATACGCTCGAAAACCTCTTTGCGGGAATCCATATACTCGTCGAAAAGTCGATACGGGTGGGAGACCTGATTAAGCTCGAGACGGGCCAGGAGGGGTATGTAGAGGACATCACCTGGAGGACCACATGGATACGGATGGCCCCGAACAACATGGTCATAATCCCGAACAGCAGGCTCACGCAGAGTATCGTCACAAATTTTCATCTGCCCGGAAAGCAGATGGCCCTGTCAATACCGGTGGCGGTGAGTTATGCTTCCGATCCTGAAGTAGTTGAACGGGTGCTCATGGAAGAGGTGAAACGCGCGGTCGGGGAGATACCGGGTCTGCTCGGAGACCCCGGGGCTTCAGCGATGCTCATTCCGGGTTTCGGAGAGAACTCTCTGAATTTCACCCTTACCTGTCAGGTGAGGGAATTCTCAGAGAAGGATCTCGTTCAGCACGAATTAAGAAAACGGATTATCAGGAGATTCAAGGCCGAAGGGATAGCGATACCGTTCCCGCAGCGGATGGTACACCTCAGAGGCGAACGAGAGACCGGAGAGGATGGGAGGGGTGAAGGGCATGAAAACGTATGACATAATCGTAGTCGGCGCTGGTGATGTCGGTCTGGGGATAACCTTTAAGGCATTGGCGGCAGGATTCAGAGTCGCCCTCATAGAGAAAGGGAACGTCGGCGGGACCTGTATCAATGTGGGGTGTGTGCCGTCGAAGACGTTGATCTACCCTGCCGACAGGATAATGGAGATCAGAGAAGCGGCAAAACTCGGAATTCACGCCGAGATAACCCGTATCGATTTCGGCATGATTATGCAGCGGATGAAAGACGCCGTCACCGGAGGCCGGAATTCGATCAGGGATGCGTTAAAGGATTCCGAATCCCTCGATTTCTACAACGAAGAGGGACGCTTCATTAAGGACTACACCCTCGAACTCAAGAGCGGGAAGATAAAAGGCAGGAAGATCTTCATCGCTTCGGGTGCCCGTCCCATGATCCCGCAGATCAAAGGCATCGATGCGATCGATTATCTGACGAATGAAGGCGTCCTCGAACTCGAGAGGAGACCGGAGAGCGTCTGCATTATCGGCGGCGGATATATCGGCGTCGAATACGGACATTTTTTCGCAGCGATGGGAACAGATGTGACCATAGTGCAGATGAACAGGCTGTTGATCCCTCATGAAGAGCCGGAGATAAGCGAGCTCCTGCAGAAAGAGATGTCGAGGCGTATGCGCGTTCTTACCGGCACGGAGGTGGCGGAGGTCCGGCATGACAGCGGCGGATATGCGGTTCTTCTCAGGGACGGGAAGACCGGTGGGGAAAAAGAAATCAAGGCAGAGAAGATTATGGTCGCAACCGGCAGAAGACCGAACGCCGATCTCCTGAAGGTCGAAAACACGGGGGTGGAGACGGACGAGACGGGATTCATAAAGGTCGACGATTATCTCAGGACGAGCAAGAAGAACATATGGGCGCTCGGTGATGCCATCGGAAAACAGATGTTCACCCATGCGGGCGACAAAGAGGCCGAACTTGCGTGGCATAATGCAAACTCGAAAAAGAAGGTGAGGATGGATTTTCTTGCCGTACCCCATGCTGTTTTCACCCGTCCGGAGATAGCGTCTGTCGGGTTAACGGAGGAGCAGGCGAGAAAAGATCATGACGTCATGGTCGGTAAGGCAAAGTATTCGGACACGGTGAAGGGCAGTGCCATGGGGGAAGAAGAGAGTTTCGCGAAGGCGATTGTCGAAAAGAAGAGCGGCAGGATTCTCGGCTTCCATATCATCGGCCCCGACGCCTCTATCCTTATTCAGGAGATCGTCAACGCAGTGGCAACGGGGCGTGACATGAAATCGGTCACAGAGAGCATGCATATCTTCCCGGCCCTTTCGGATCTCATAACGGAAACACTGAATAATCTGGAATAGCGTTCTAGGGAAGCGGTCCTGAGGCGGCTGAGATGAACTCAGGGCCTCTCGGGGATTAAGAAACAGCGCTGTTATACCGGATCGTGATTTTGTAGTCGATAAAAGAGTGGTCCGAGGCGGGACTATTTCCCTTGCATTCTATCTTTCCTTCTCCTGAGGGCCGGCGGCTTCTGATCATCATGTTGAGAACGTGATGTAAATCGAACCCACCATCAACGCAGTTCTTGTCGAGGCACTCCATGTTGAAGTAAGCGTGACTGTCAGGCCGGAAGGTAACCGTACGGAAGACCCGAATTGGGTTTAGTCCCTTCTGGCAGTACGTCATCTGAACTTGAATATCCGAAATCTCGGGAAAGCGTTCTGCTATACGACCGGCGTTAAGCCGTTCCTGTTTTTTCTCGAGTCTCGCGGCATTTCTTTCTTTGCTTGTCATGTTCTCTTTATGGAGAAGCCCCCTTGCATGGCAAGAGGGCTTCCGGGTGATTAGAGTTTCACTACATTGATCGCCTTAAGGCCCTTCGGGCCTTTTTCGGAATCGAAGCTGACTGCGTCACCCTCGGCAAGGGACTTAAACCCATTGCCCTGGATGGAAGAATGGTGGACGAACACGTCGGTGCCATCTTCGCTCGTGATAAAACCGAATCCCTTGGAATCGTTGAACCACTTCACTGTTCCATTAGCCATTTCCTGTACCTCCTTACGAGTAAACTAAAATCTCAGAATTGCCGTAATAAAAAAAGGCCACAAAGCTAAAAGTCTTTGTGGCCTTTGCAGCTCAAAAACTCTGAAACTCTGAAAGGAGAATACCACAAGTGGAATTATTAGTCAAGAAGAATATGTTCCGGCGAGAGGAAAACAATGTTAGGAAGACATGTTTGTTTATCCGGTTGAGGGAGAGGAACATATATCTCCCTCAACCGGATGACTTTATCGTGGTGGCTCTTCCGGCCTCTCCTGCTTCTGGCCTTTCTGCGGATTCTCCACAGGCGGAACCGGTCTTCTCTCCTCGGGCTGGATCTGTGGTGGAGGTGTCGGCCTTTTCTCCGCGGGCTGCACTTGCGGGGGTTGCTGAACGGGTTTCCTTTCCGCGGGTTGTGCCTGCGGCCTCTCACCCCTCGGCGGAGGAACTGCCTGAGGAGGTGGCTGAACGGGTTTTCTCTCCGCTGGCTGAGCCTGTGGCTTCTCGCCCCTCGGCACAACACCGCCTTCCGGGGCACTTGGTTTCGGCTGGACCTGTGTTTTCTCACTTCTCTGAGGAGCGGCCTTCGTCGGCAACGGTTTTCTTCCTGTGGGCTGGGCTTGCGGTTTCTCACCCCTCGGCACGACGCCGCCTTCCGGTGCACCCGGCCTCGCTCTTTCCGCCGGCTGAACCTGCTGGATCGCAGGTTTTCCCTTACCGGGTGACCTCGGTGCTGAAGCCGTATTAACCGGCAGCGTCTTCGGGGCTGCGCCGCGGTTCATGACGGACCGCGTGGGTTCCTTCGTCAAAGGACGCGACTGTTTCAATTCTTGCACCTGCAGATTCCGGACAGGCTGAGGGGGGAGCTTTGCCTGGGGAATAGCCTTGGCTGATGCAAAATAACTCGCCCTCGTCGGTTTTATATCGGGGGTGCCGACACTGATATTGTTTTTTACGAATATCTTCTGCTCTACGACATTCTGGTTCACCCTTACAACCTTGGGCGAAGCTGTGGCGAAAGTATTGCGGTTGACGACCGTCACCCCGTTATTAACATACACGTTCTTATAGACATTCGTGATGTTGACTTGGTTGACGTTTATATTCGTGACGTTTACGCTGTTTCGGCCGTAATAACCGCGGCCATAGTAGGTTTCTCCGGGCGCCAATGGGACCCACGCCACATAGTCCGCCGTCCTGACCCAGCCGACAAACCCCGGCCCCCAGTAAACCTCACTGGCAACGGGAGGCACCCAGCACCATCCTGTTCTCGCGACGAAGGCCCATCTGCCATAATGATACGGCGCCCATCCCCATGGGTCATACGAGACCCAGATATACTCGCCCCCCCGCCATATCCAGGTGCCCAACCGATACGGCGCCCAGTCTGCTCCGACAACAACCGTCGGGGTCCAAACATAACCATAATCGGGGACGTCGACCCACCTGCCGCCGCTGTCAAAATCATAGGAATACGCCCTGAGTTCCGCAGGAAGATAGCGGGAACTTTCGCCCCTTCTTGCGAGAAGCCTGTCGTTTCTCTTCTTGTTCCAGCTCTCCCATGAATCGGGCGGGCCCATCGGCGCAACCTCTCCGTCTGAATTCTGGCCGAGAGAGACCATCTGACCGGCGTCCACCCTCGTCTTTCCGATCTGGTTTTCGGTCTCGACA
Protein-coding sequences here:
- a CDS encoding cold-shock protein → MANGTVKWFNDSKGFGFITSEDGTDVFVHHSSIQGNGFKSLAEGDAVSFDSEKGPKGLKAINVVKL
- a CDS encoding DUF6600 domain-containing protein codes for the protein MKITKAILIAAILFLFPSYLFSADLGYLRISFIQGDVQVKTPDAGDWGPASVNAPLMEGDQVWVPQGGKVELQLNTGTYVRLDENSAFQILSLDRNASQFYLSQGHAYILYDAPPGVVLQIDDPDASTRAFDKAIFRIDMSDQYQYTDVAVYKGYVETENQIGKTRVDAGQMVSLGQNSDGEVAPMGPPDSWESWNKKRNDRLLARRGESSRYLPAELRAYSYDFDSGGRWVDVPDYGYVWTPTVVVGADWAPYRLGTWIWRGGEYIWVSYDPWGWAPYHYGRWAFVARTGWCWVPPVASEVYWGPGFVGWVRTADYVAWVPLAPGETYYGRGYYGRNSVNVTNINVNQVNITNVYKNVYVNNGVTVVNRNTFATASPKVVRVNQNVVEQKIFVKNNISVGTPDIKPTRASYFASAKAIPQAKLPPQPVRNLQVQELKQSRPLTKEPTRSVMNRGAAPKTLPVNTASAPRSPGKGKPAIQQVQPAERARPGAPEGGVVPRGEKPQAQPTGRKPLPTKAAPQRSEKTQVQPKPSAPEGGVVPRGEKPQAQPAERKPVQPPPQAVPPPRGERPQAQPAERKPVQQPPQVQPAEKRPTPPPQIQPEERRPVPPVENPQKGQKQERPEEPPR
- a CDS encoding mechanosensitive ion channel family protein, with the translated sequence MDITIKRIIAPLIAVLISASILMVVRGVAFTFLHRWAERKGQKKIEDIVRTALRTPSVYWCIAIAIHSGIGFSDLPERYVFYLSKAIHVLVVFSVTVAAANLAGKIFRDYIQQSRLSIPSTGLAHGMVKGTILIIGLLISLSVLGISVTPLITALGIGGLAVALALKDTLENLFAGIHILVEKSIRVGDLIKLETGQEGYVEDITWRTTWIRMAPNNMVIIPNSRLTQSIVTNFHLPGKQMALSIPVAVSYASDPEVVERVLMEEVKRAVGEIPGLLGDPGASAMLIPGFGENSLNFTLTCQVREFSEKDLVQHELRKRIIRRFKAEGIAIPFPQRMVHLRGERETGEDGRGEGHENV
- a CDS encoding aspartate kinase; amino-acid sequence: MLVVQKYGGTSVANPERIKAVAARVVRTAGEGHRVVVVVSAMAGETDKLITLAQQVSTNPREREMDLLLSSGERVTSALTAMAIEELGQKAMAFTGRQVGIITDTIHTRAKIEKITGERVKKALMEGYIIVVAGFQGVTEQEDVTTLGRGGSDLSAVAIASALNADLCEIYTDVDGVYTTDPNIVPEAR
- a CDS encoding LapA family protein, which produces MVTIALLLIIVAFVAIFSVQNATPVAITFLFWRFEASLAIVIFLSVLCGVLITVIVLSSRSIRRSLKKETKSSVGAGDVERR
- a CDS encoding dihydrolipoyl dehydrogenase — translated: MKTYDIIVVGAGDVGLGITFKALAAGFRVALIEKGNVGGTCINVGCVPSKTLIYPADRIMEIREAAKLGIHAEITRIDFGMIMQRMKDAVTGGRNSIRDALKDSESLDFYNEEGRFIKDYTLELKSGKIKGRKIFIASGARPMIPQIKGIDAIDYLTNEGVLELERRPESVCIIGGGYIGVEYGHFFAAMGTDVTIVQMNRLLIPHEEPEISELLQKEMSRRMRVLTGTEVAEVRHDSGGYAVLLRDGKTGGEKEIKAEKIMVATGRRPNADLLKVENTGVETDETGFIKVDDYLRTSKKNIWALGDAIGKQMFTHAGDKEAELAWHNANSKKKVRMDFLAVPHAVFTRPEIASVGLTEEQARKDHDVMVGKAKYSDTVKGSAMGEEESFAKAIVEKKSGRILGFHIIGPDASILIQEIVNAVATGRDMKSVTESMHIFPALSDLITETLNNLE